One Peromyscus leucopus breed LL Stock chromosome 20, UCI_PerLeu_2.1, whole genome shotgun sequence genomic region harbors:
- the LOC114697698 gene encoding histone H3.3C-like — protein MACTKQTACKSTCGKAPRKQLATKATHKSAPSTGRVKKPHRYRPGTVALRLIRRYQKPTELIRKLPFQRLVREIAQDFKTDLRFQSAPIGALQEASEAYLVGLFEDTNLCAIHAKRITIMPKGIQLARRIHRERA, from the coding sequence ATGGCTTGTACAAAGCAGACTGCCTGCAAATCCACCTGTGGTAAAGCACCCAGGAAACAACTGGCTACTAAAGCCACTCACAAGAGTGCGCCCTCTACTGGAAGGGTGAAGAAACCTCATCGTTACAGGCCTGGTACTGTGGCACTCCGTTTAATCAGACGTTATCAGAAGCCCACTGAACTGATTCGCAAGCTCCCCTTCCAGCGTCTGGTGCGAGAAATTGCTCAGGACTTCAAAACAGATCTGCGCTTCCAGAGTGCACCTATTGGTGCTTTGCAGGAGGCAAGTGAGGCCTATCTGGTTGGACTTTTTGAAGATACCAACCTGTGTGCTATCCATGCCAAACGTATAACAATTATGCCAAAAGGTATCCAGCTAGCACGCCGCATACACAGAGAGCGTGCTTAA